One genomic segment of Arachis duranensis cultivar V14167 chromosome 4, aradu.V14167.gnm2.J7QH, whole genome shotgun sequence includes these proteins:
- the LOC107483526 gene encoding ethylene-responsive transcription factor ERF027-like, whose translation MLNMMNNNRNNNPAPLCPPLQVQYDYHHGYDYSSLLFSSSYSLAAPGNISAATAAPNSASSPHSGTGKYRGTRCRSGKWVSEIREPRKSNRIWLGTYPTPEMAATAYDVAALALRGPNAYLNFPNFMLAYPIPASLSAPDIRAAAAAAAEARLVTSPPPPPLPIPPENPSEILEEYFDEEEVWNMPSLIEDMARGMLMSPPRMVESFSSEDFAECYSDLYSTLWSTW comes from the coding sequence ATGTTAAACATGATGAACAATAATAGGAATAACAACCCTGCACCACTTTGCCCTCCATTACAAGTCCAATATGATTATCATCATGGATATGATTATTCTTCCTTATTGTTCTCCTCATCATACTCGTTGGCGGCACCAGGTAACATTAGTGCCGCCACTGCAGCTCCTAACTCAGCATCCTCTCCTCACTCTGGCACCGGAAAGTACCGAGGTACGCGGTGTCGGAGCGGAAAGTGGGTGTCAGAGATAAGAGAGCCACGGAAGTCAAACCGCATATGGCTTGGGACATACCCCACACCGGAGATGGCTGCCACCGCTTACGATGTAGCGGCTCTTGCATTAAGAGGTCCTAATGCCTATCTCAACTTTCCCAATTTCATGCTCGCTTACCCTATTCCTGCCTCCTTGTCCGCCCCTGATATTCGCGCTGCCGCGGCCGCTGCGGCCGAGGCGAGGCTTGTTACATCACCACCGCCACCTCCACTGCCAATACCACCGGAAAACCCTTCAGAGATTCTGGAGGAATATTTCGATGAAGAGGAGGTATGGAATATGCCGAGCTTGATCGAAGACATGGCCAGGGGAATGCTTATGAGTCCCCCAAGAATGGTGGAGTCCTTCTCCTCTGAAGACTTTGCCGAGTGCTATTCGGATCTTTATAGTACTCTTTGGAGTACTTGGTAA